In Geminocystis sp. NIES-3709, a single genomic region encodes these proteins:
- a CDS encoding sulfate ABC transporter substrate-binding protein, whose protein sequence is MFSKYLRLISLGLAGLIIALLFSLNFSAKAQQPKTITLVSYAVTQSAYSKIIPQFVADWKKKTGQDVVFRQSYAGSGTQTKAIINGLEADVAALALAGDTKKLEKAGLIKSGWENKAPNGAIVTKSVITFITREKGIKPKKWSDLANENVKVITASPKTSGGAQWNFLGLWGSIALNGGTDAQAKAFVEKIYRNIPVPQLPKDAREASDVFYKRGRGNVLLNYENEAILAKKKGSQVPYYVPTDYNISIDNPVAVVDKNIDKHGTRKIAEAFVKYLFTPQAQREFAKVGFRPVNDQVAKEFASEYPTVKKLVTVKDFGGWGQIQTKFFADKAVFDQIIAKR, encoded by the coding sequence ATGTTTTCTAAATATCTACGCCTTATCAGTTTAGGGTTAGCAGGTTTAATTATCGCTTTATTATTTTCTTTGAATTTTTCAGCAAAAGCACAACAGCCAAAAACTATTACTCTGGTTTCCTATGCAGTGACTCAAAGTGCTTACTCAAAAATTATTCCTCAATTTGTTGCCGATTGGAAAAAGAAAACAGGACAAGATGTCGTGTTTCGTCAAAGTTATGCTGGTTCTGGCACTCAAACTAAAGCCATTATTAACGGTTTAGAAGCAGATGTTGCGGCTTTAGCCTTAGCAGGAGATACAAAAAAACTAGAAAAAGCAGGATTAATAAAATCAGGATGGGAAAATAAAGCTCCCAATGGTGCGATCGTAACTAAATCCGTAATCACATTTATCACCCGTGAAAAAGGGATCAAACCCAAAAAATGGTCTGATTTAGCCAATGAAAATGTTAAAGTAATTACCGCTAGTCCAAAAACTTCAGGTGGTGCTCAATGGAATTTTTTAGGATTATGGGGTTCAATTGCTCTAAATGGTGGAACAGATGCCCAAGCTAAAGCATTTGTGGAGAAAATTTATCGCAATATTCCTGTACCTCAATTACCTAAAGATGCCAGAGAAGCTAGTGACGTATTCTATAAAAGAGGTAGAGGTAACGTCTTATTAAATTATGAAAATGAAGCAATTTTAGCCAAGAAAAAAGGTTCTCAAGTTCCTTACTATGTACCCACAGATTATAATATTTCGATCGATAATCCTGTGGCAGTAGTGGATAAAAACATTGATAAACATGGCACAAGGAAAATAGCAGAAGCCTTTGTCAAATATTTATTTACTCCTCAAGCACAAAGGGAATTTGCTAAAGTTGGTTTTCGCCCTGTGAATGATCAAGTTGCTAAAGAATTTGCCTCTGAATATCCGACGGTTAAAAAATTGGTGACAGTAAAAGATTTTGGCGGTTGGGGACAAATTCAGACTAAATTCTTCGCCGATAAAGCAGTTTTTGACCAAATTATCGCCAAACGATAA
- a CDS encoding chemotaxis protein CheW, with product MSSTSTISRLQELLPQLFQASEIKGDRYLRFGINKLSVLIPMGNIQESLLVSGEKITPIPKMPLSMMGLISSREAVFCVFDLGQLIGLPPLSSYLRQYHVVVLKELSSDLLIGIAVHQIQGVTRVISEEICTDEEIYSLLPKKDLPMFLKNYFKGGFQDMGEDLLILDLPTLFSQIESSHLQKESHDYILNQN from the coding sequence ATGTCAAGCACTTCAACTATTTCTCGATTACAAGAATTATTGCCTCAATTATTTCAAGCATCAGAAATCAAAGGCGATCGTTATCTTCGTTTTGGTATTAATAAATTATCCGTTTTAATCCCTATGGGTAATATTCAAGAATCTTTATTAGTGTCAGGGGAAAAAATTACACCTATTCCAAAAATGCCTTTATCCATGATGGGACTCATCAGTTCCAGAGAAGCCGTATTTTGTGTGTTTGACTTAGGACAATTAATTGGTTTACCCCCCTTATCATCTTATTTAAGACAATATCATGTTGTGGTTTTAAAAGAATTGTCCTCAGATTTATTGATAGGAATAGCAGTGCATCAAATTCAAGGAGTGACGAGGGTTATTTCTGAAGAAATTTGTACTGATGAAGAAATTTATAGTTTGTTACCAAAAAAAGATCTCCCAATGTTTTTAAAAAATTACTTTAAAGGCGGTTTTCAAGATATGGGAGAAGATTTATTAATTTTAGATTTACCGACGTTATTTTCTCAGATCGAATCATCCCATTTACAAAAGGAATCTCACGATTACATATTAAATCAAAATTGA
- a CDS encoding hybrid sensor histidine kinase/response regulator gives MDREQQIRLNFLAEAEIYLDQIEGVLLEINDRSMDSQSLDIVLRSAHSLKGGAGMMGFSHLSKTAHRLEDFLKILRVRFDSISITDEVQTLLLKAIDNLRQIVNFYQQGKIIDEGFLDNQVNPIFEGLRHHLGDLLEDEENDLFALNQNIGSELALFEEEVDRLLDEFSSQITNLSTEELQKSLIILTEQLMVFSQMAEVSSFTQLCQSIQQQTFVTPSENIPLLAQQALDIWRQSYGLVITGSQDKIPTELDPFALEIDDIPEFNLDLQQLQLQLAQIEEESLEQLPLQIEESIEELPIIKTTKVVTSLPENQNLRRANESMKMVRIPAKQLTQFNTLFGKLILERNAVNAQIEQLKNFASLMRERMFKLEQSQERLTKWYDRASVEGLINTVAQTKANIPILVNGSQKNQSDEYEFDTLEMDRYTDLHLISQDQIETIVQLKEVSIDIQLGLLDINQDMGELNQTITALQKNVTRTQMTPFADVVKQFPRMVRDLSVQFNKKIKLNIEGEATLIDRTVLDKLNSPLNHLLRNAFDHGIEPIDIRTARGKSPEGKITISAINKANQTIITIEDDGGGISLKKIGDRLQKIGIPQEEIEKMSDAQILDYIFEPGFSTKEQVTELSGRGVGMDVVRTNLREVRGDIQVKTKEGIGTTFIINVPFSLSVLRVMLLERGGLVFAIPINSIKELKSFSPQDITTINDRDQTLWNGQNIPVVAIEKTLIFTRPYKSNPLKGNPVINRPTLLIIGENNTLGGLYLDRVWGEQDVTVYPIQTPIPLPRGFNSSIILGDGRVIPLIDPAEMLQKCLEESHSNHYLDHQYLNSQEKIKRILIVDDSINVRNYLALTLEKAGYQVESAKDGREAVDRLCNGLSVEGVISDIEMPRLDGYGLLKEVKTKKEFQNLPIIMLTSRSNEKHRKLAFNLGANGYFSKPYNEQELLQKLETLITK, from the coding sequence ATGGATAGAGAACAACAAATTCGGCTTAATTTCTTGGCAGAAGCAGAAATCTATTTAGATCAAATTGAAGGAGTTTTGTTAGAAATTAACGATCGTTCGATGGATAGTCAAAGTCTTGATATTGTTTTACGATCGGCACATTCTCTCAAGGGTGGAGCGGGAATGATGGGATTTTCTCATTTAAGTAAAACTGCTCACCGTTTAGAAGATTTTTTGAAAATATTACGAGTTCGCTTTGACTCTATCTCCATTACCGATGAAGTGCAAACTTTACTATTAAAAGCAATAGATAATTTAAGGCAGATTGTTAATTTCTATCAACAGGGTAAAATTATTGATGAAGGTTTTTTAGATAATCAAGTTAATCCTATTTTCGAGGGTTTAAGGCATCATTTAGGAGACTTACTCGAAGATGAAGAAAATGACCTTTTTGCTCTTAATCAGAATATAGGAAGTGAATTAGCCTTATTTGAAGAAGAAGTCGATCGACTATTAGATGAGTTTTCTTCACAGATAACCAACCTTTCTACCGAAGAATTACAGAAAAGTTTAATTATTCTGACAGAACAATTGATGGTGTTTAGTCAAATGGCTGAGGTATCATCTTTTACCCAACTATGCCAATCTATTCAACAACAAACTTTCGTTACTCCATCAGAAAATATACCTTTACTCGCACAACAGGCTTTAGATATTTGGAGACAATCTTATGGTTTGGTTATCACCGGTAGTCAAGACAAGATACCAACGGAATTAGATCCCTTTGCCTTAGAAATAGATGATATACCAGAATTCAACTTAGATTTACAACAGTTACAACTACAATTAGCTCAAATTGAAGAAGAATCTTTAGAACAACTACCGTTGCAAATAGAAGAATCGATCGAAGAATTACCCATAATAAAGACGACGAAGGTGGTAACTTCATTACCCGAAAATCAAAATCTTCGGAGGGCAAATGAATCGATGAAAATGGTAAGGATTCCTGCCAAACAATTAACTCAATTTAATACTCTTTTCGGCAAATTAATTCTCGAAAGAAATGCCGTCAATGCACAAATAGAACAGTTAAAAAACTTTGCTTCTTTGATGCGAGAAAGAATGTTTAAGTTAGAACAATCTCAAGAAAGGTTGACAAAATGGTACGATCGAGCCTCTGTAGAGGGTTTAATTAATACTGTAGCACAAACAAAAGCAAACATTCCTATTTTAGTTAATGGTTCTCAAAAAAACCAGTCTGATGAATACGAGTTCGACACTCTGGAAATGGATCGTTATACAGATTTACACTTAATTTCACAAGATCAAATTGAGACGATCGTGCAACTGAAAGAAGTTAGTATCGATATTCAATTAGGATTGTTGGACATTAACCAAGATATGGGGGAATTAAATCAAACTATTACGGCATTACAAAAAAATGTTACTCGTACTCAGATGACACCTTTTGCTGATGTAGTAAAACAATTTCCTCGTATGGTAAGAGATTTATCGGTACAATTCAACAAAAAAATTAAACTTAACATTGAAGGAGAAGCGACTTTAATTGATCGTACGGTTTTAGACAAACTTAATTCACCCCTTAATCATCTATTACGCAATGCTTTTGATCATGGTATTGAACCCATCGACATTCGTACTGCACGAGGAAAATCTCCCGAAGGCAAAATTACCATCTCAGCTATTAACAAAGCAAATCAAACTATCATCACCATTGAAGATGACGGTGGAGGTATTTCTTTAAAGAAAATTGGCGATCGTTTGCAAAAAATCGGCATTCCCCAAGAAGAAATCGAGAAAATGTCAGATGCCCAAATTCTTGATTATATTTTTGAACCCGGATTCAGTACCAAAGAACAAGTAACAGAACTTTCCGGGCGAGGTGTAGGAATGGATGTAGTGCGTACCAACCTAAGAGAAGTTAGGGGAGATATTCAGGTTAAAACTAAAGAAGGTATTGGTACAACCTTCATTATCAACGTTCCTTTTTCTTTATCTGTCTTGCGAGTCATGTTATTAGAAAGAGGAGGACTTGTTTTTGCAATCCCTATCAATAGTATTAAAGAGTTAAAATCTTTTAGTCCTCAAGATATTACCACTATTAACGATCGAGATCAAACCCTTTGGAATGGTCAGAATATTCCTGTAGTGGCTATAGAAAAAACCTTAATTTTTACTCGTCCTTATAAATCAAATCCCCTCAAAGGTAATCCAGTTATTAATCGTCCCACTCTTTTAATTATAGGAGAAAATAATACATTGGGAGGTCTTTATCTCGATCGAGTATGGGGTGAACAAGACGTAACAGTATATCCGATTCAAACTCCAATTCCCTTACCTCGTGGCTTCAATAGTTCGATTATTCTTGGTGACGGCAGAGTAATTCCTCTAATCGATCCGGCAGAAATGCTACAAAAATGTTTAGAAGAATCTCACTCAAATCACTATTTAGATCATCAATATCTTAATTCTCAAGAAAAAATCAAGCGAATTTTGATCGTGGATGACTCAATTAACGTGCGCAACTATCTAGCTTTAACCCTAGAAAAAGCAGGTTATCAAGTTGAATCTGCCAAAGACGGTAGAGAAGCAGTGGATAGATTATGTAATGGTTTATCCGTTGAAGGAGTGATTTCCGATATAGAAATGCCTCGCCTTGATGGTTATGGTTTGCTAAAAGAAGTCAAAACTAAAAAAGAATTTCAAAATTTACCGATTATTATGTTAACTTCTCGAAGTAATGAAAAACATCGAAAATTAGCGTTTAACTTAGGTGCAAATGGTTATTTTTCAAAGCCTTATAATGAACAAGAATTATTGCAAAAATTAGAAACTTTAATTACTAAGTAA
- a CDS encoding PleD family two-component system response regulator, which yields MNTILKPNQLFEDFNLPSTNGQLEIRKNKVFWQVSLLEGKIELATHSLQSGQTLKYYLRSVGAENNMKLDFLTEKNNEVRQIINLLEKGGFINSKQKSMLRKKITEDALESLFWLSKQKNGEPLTQEFNPLKREENDIINSQHLLEIEPLIRNINHRWQSWQKLNPTIISPHQRPICTDPSLLEKYTSSGHLSVEVLKQLVQLMKGLSIRELAFFVQEDELKLAQLLSTYIKHGVLKLHPPKSPLDLLPQIPLSVSQKLSTNPVEKPPVNIQKVKQTQKQHTIVCIDDSPAMLEIIESYLGINKYNLITISDPMKSLSHLFKSNPDVIVMDISMPGINGNRLCQILKSSSVFKSIPIILISGETNISEDILESTGAKHFLPKPFDKEALINLIHKYC from the coding sequence ATGAACACTATTTTAAAACCCAATCAATTATTTGAAGATTTCAATTTACCCTCTACCAATGGACAATTAGAAATAAGAAAAAATAAAGTCTTTTGGCAAGTTTCTTTACTAGAGGGAAAAATAGAATTAGCTACCCATTCTTTACAATCAGGACAGACTTTAAAATATTATTTACGCAGTGTTGGTGCTGAAAATAATATGAAACTTGATTTTTTAACCGAGAAAAATAATGAAGTTAGACAAATTATAAATCTCTTAGAAAAAGGTGGTTTTATTAATAGTAAACAAAAGTCTATGTTGCGAAAAAAAATTACAGAAGATGCACTAGAATCGCTTTTTTGGCTAAGTAAACAGAAAAATGGTGAACCATTAACTCAGGAATTTAACCCCTTAAAAAGAGAAGAGAATGACATCATTAACTCTCAGCATTTATTAGAAATTGAACCTTTAATTAGAAATATTAATCATCGTTGGCAATCATGGCAAAAACTCAATCCTACTATTATTTCTCCCCATCAAAGACCAATTTGTACTGATCCTTCTTTGTTGGAAAAATATACTTCTTCAGGTCATTTATCCGTTGAGGTGTTAAAACAATTAGTACAATTAATGAAAGGTTTAAGTATTCGAGAATTGGCTTTTTTTGTTCAAGAAGATGAATTAAAATTAGCACAATTATTATCTACTTATATTAAACATGGAGTTTTAAAATTACATCCGCCGAAATCACCTTTAGATTTATTACCTCAAATTCCCCTCTCAGTTTCTCAAAAACTATCAACTAATCCAGTAGAAAAACCTCCAGTTAATATTCAGAAAGTTAAACAAACTCAAAAACAACATACGATCGTATGTATTGATGATAGTCCAGCTATGCTTGAAATCATTGAGTCTTATTTAGGTATAAATAAATATAACTTAATAACTATTTCTGATCCGATGAAATCTCTTTCTCATTTATTTAAGAGCAATCCAGATGTAATTGTTATGGATATTTCTATGCCCGGTATCAATGGTAATCGTCTATGTCAGATTCTTAAAAGTAGTTCAGTATTTAAGTCAATACCGATTATTTTAATTAGTGGAGAAACCAATATTAGCGAGGATATTTTAGAGTCCACAGGTGCAAAGCATTTTTTACCAAAACCTTTCGATAAAGAGGCTTTAATTAATCTTATTCACAAATATTGTTGA
- a CDS encoding class II glutamine amidotransferase, whose translation MCQLLGMNCNVPTDICFSFEGFCARGGKTDEHRDGWGIAFFEDLGCRIFLDDNPSIESPIAQLVKQYPIKSKNVIAHIRKATHGKVGLENCHPFQRELWGNYWVFAHNGNLENFEPHLTGFYQPVGTTDSEKAFCLLLETLRQHFPDGKPTLQQLYLILQKVTKSLSSYGIFNYLLSNGEYLFVHCSTKLHYLIRQAPFAAAHLIDEDVTVDFRALTNGIDRVAIIATLPLTDNETWIPISQGELIVFQDGELILTN comes from the coding sequence ATGTGTCAACTTCTGGGCATGAATTGTAATGTACCAACAGATATTTGCTTTTCCTTTGAGGGTTTTTGTGCCAGAGGTGGTAAAACTGATGAACATCGAGATGGTTGGGGCATTGCCTTTTTTGAGGATTTAGGATGCCGTATCTTTTTAGATGATAACCCATCGATCGAATCTCCCATTGCCCAATTAGTCAAACAATATCCCATCAAATCGAAAAATGTCATTGCTCATATCCGTAAGGCAACTCACGGAAAAGTTGGCCTAGAAAATTGTCACCCCTTTCAGCGTGAATTATGGGGAAATTATTGGGTTTTTGCTCATAATGGCAATTTAGAAAATTTTGAACCCCATCTAACAGGATTTTATCAACCTGTAGGTACAACCGATAGTGAAAAAGCCTTTTGCTTATTACTAGAAACTCTCCGTCAACATTTTCCTGATGGTAAGCCAACTTTACAGCAACTTTATCTTATTCTCCAAAAAGTGACTAAATCTTTATCTAGCTACGGAATTTTCAATTATTTACTATCTAACGGGGAATATCTTTTTGTCCATTGTTCTACAAAATTACATTATTTAATACGTCAAGCCCCCTTTGCGGCTGCTCATTTAATTGATGAGGATGTTACTGTTGATTTTCGTGCTTTAACGAATGGAATCGATCGTGTTGCAATTATTGCCACTTTACCTTTAACAGATAATGAAACATGGATACCTATTTCTCAAGGGGAATTAATTGTTTTTCAAGACGGTGAGTTAATACTAACAAACTAA
- a CDS encoding HPP family protein yields the protein MLKSLKRKLKNKKAYRITRYIIYRETILKPIDHLWTFLGAFFGISLIGIVQNSELPLSDHVFLIGSFGASAVLIYGVTNSPLAQPRNLFGGHLIGAIVGVCVEKIIPSSQLIWVASGFAVALSIVLMQISKTLHPPGGATALIAVIGSAKIKALGFWYVFNPVLSSIFIMFIVAIIFNNIPDDRSYPHRQ from the coding sequence ATGTTAAAATCTTTAAAAAGAAAATTAAAAAATAAAAAAGCCTATAGAATAACTCGATATATTATTTATCGAGAAACAATCTTAAAACCCATTGATCATTTATGGACTTTTTTAGGGGCTTTCTTCGGTATATCTTTAATTGGTATAGTCCAAAATTCTGAATTACCATTATCAGATCATGTATTTCTTATTGGCTCTTTTGGAGCTTCAGCAGTTTTAATATACGGTGTTACTAATAGTCCTCTCGCTCAACCAAGAAATTTATTTGGTGGTCATCTTATTGGTGCTATTGTGGGAGTCTGTGTAGAAAAAATCATTCCTTCATCCCAATTAATTTGGGTAGCTTCGGGTTTTGCAGTAGCCTTGTCTATTGTCTTAATGCAAATATCTAAAACTCTACATCCTCCCGGTGGTGCGACGGCATTAATTGCGGTGATTGGTTCGGCTAAAATTAAAGCCCTAGGATTTTGGTATGTATTTAATCCTGTACTCAGTTCGATTTTTATTATGTTTATAGTGGCTATTATCTTCAATAATATTCCAGACGATCGATCTTATCCTCATCGTCAATAA
- a CDS encoding MgtC/SapB family protein, whose product MGWTDFAVRITVAFLLGSILGFERQWRQRMAGLRTSTLVATGSALFVLLSVLTPNDASPTRIAAQVVSGIGFLAGGVILREGITVRGLNTAATIWCSAAIGSLAGGGFIYQAFIGAIAVLLSNTVLRPIANRINEQSLQGTERQLAYQFSLVCQRKQEIHVRALLLQSVSSSNITLRALHSEDYHNTPDKVNVEAEMLTQSRDDQLLEQIASRLSLQKGVISVSWRIIEEEFG is encoded by the coding sequence ATGGGATGGACAGATTTTGCGGTTAGGATAACCGTTGCCTTTTTACTTGGTTCAATACTAGGATTTGAACGTCAATGGCGACAAAGAATGGCTGGTTTACGTACCAGTACTTTAGTGGCAACCGGTTCAGCTCTTTTTGTACTGCTTTCTGTTCTCACTCCCAACGATGCAAGTCCTACTCGTATAGCCGCTCAAGTAGTTTCTGGCATCGGTTTTTTAGCCGGAGGTGTCATCTTAAGGGAAGGTATCACTGTTCGAGGATTAAATACAGCCGCTACTATTTGGTGTTCTGCTGCGATCGGTTCTTTAGCTGGTGGTGGTTTCATTTATCAAGCCTTTATTGGAGCTATAGCTGTTTTACTCTCTAATACCGTTTTACGTCCGATCGCTAATCGTATTAATGAACAATCTTTACAAGGCACAGAAAGACAGTTAGCTTATCAATTTTCCTTAGTGTGTCAAAGAAAGCAGGAAATTCATGTTAGGGCATTATTGTTACAATCCGTAAGCTCTAGTAATATAACTCTCAGAGCATTACACAGTGAAGATTACCACAACACTCCTGATAAAGTAAACGTAGAGGCTGAGATGTTAACCCAAAGCAGAGACGATCAACTTTTAGAACAAATTGCCAGTAGATTGAGTTTACAAAAAGGAGTTATTTCCGTTAGTTGGCGCATCATTGAAGAAGAATTTGGTTAA
- a CDS encoding PleD family two-component system response regulator: MVQILIVDDFKSELELISEYLTSDGYSVITALNGQEALAKIAENKPDAIITDWMMPEMGGLDLCRQLKKNPATANIPIIACTAKDKDLDRLWAKKQGVKAYLVKPCSKEELINAVESINQ, from the coding sequence ATCGTGCAAATTTTAATTGTAGATGATTTTAAATCAGAGTTAGAGTTAATTAGTGAGTATTTAACTTCCGATGGTTATTCTGTAATTACGGCACTGAATGGTCAAGAAGCATTAGCGAAAATTGCTGAGAATAAGCCTGATGCAATTATTACAGATTGGATGATGCCAGAAATGGGAGGGTTAGATTTATGTCGGCAATTAAAAAAAAATCCAGCAACAGCGAATATTCCTATTATTGCTTGTACGGCAAAAGATAAAGATCTCGATCGTCTTTGGGCAAAAAAGCAAGGTGTAAAGGCTTACTTAGTGAAACCTTGTTCAAAAGAAGAATTAATTAATGCAGTGGAATCTATCAATCAATAA
- a CDS encoding rhodanese-like domain-containing protein yields MTHQDLIKLASQVKAHIKQVSPDEVEKIIKENDVVVLDVRESFEYQAGHLISAQNLSLNLIEDHIDRVISDKSTKIICYCAGGNRSALATNVLNKLGYRNVVSLEGGITAWTNKGKEIVSE; encoded by the coding sequence ATGACTCACCAAGACTTAATTAAACTCGCTTCCCAAGTAAAAGCACATATTAAACAAGTTTCTCCTGATGAAGTAGAAAAGATTATTAAGGAAAATGATGTTGTCGTTCTTGATGTTCGGGAAAGTTTTGAATATCAAGCAGGGCATTTAATAAGCGCACAAAATCTTAGTTTAAATCTAATTGAAGATCATATCGATCGAGTTATTTCCGATAAATCAACTAAAATTATTTGTTACTGTGCCGGTGGGAATCGTAGTGCTTTAGCAACAAATGTCCTCAATAAGTTGGGTTATCGTAATGTGGTGTCTCTTGAAGGTGGAATTACTGCATGGACAAATAAAGGCAAAGAAATAGTGTCAGAATAG